A region of the Sander vitreus isolate 19-12246 chromosome 1, sanVit1, whole genome shotgun sequence genome:
agcacagcaaatttgactggaatattggattatATGAGTTTGACAATcaactagtgtggacttgaccggaaaacaggaaataaacagaggtatatgcactggctggattaaaacaacttttatgcctttctgtcacatctactgcagtcagattcgctgtgttccctcggaaggaatcactgcacatgggtaggcacttgtattggcatttcaagcatgtttagaggctaaaagcacgtttaaaacttgccctgtttaagcctgttgggtgctaacgctagcagggggataacatgGTGTAGGCAGCCCccattttttttgctactgccagctctccaaatttccaaacaacagagctatgtgttgaaattgaccggaattctcctttaagcctAGACGAAGCTTCATCAGGACCACAAGAAACTGCTCAGGAAGGGTAAGTATGGTTGATGATACATTCCATTTTGTTGTCAGGTAAGTGAGGAGGGTGAAAAACACAGAGGCAGATGGTAAACCGGTGTAAAAATAAGTGTGCTTGTCATCATTTCAAATAAAATCGGACATGCTGCCAGACATTAGAGGGTGATAATTTTTCGGGTCCCACGGTACGGGAGTCAATTTCACAACGTGATAGGGACGGAATAGAGCGTAGAAATCAATGGGAGTGGGACGGAGCcggagattaaataaaaaaatgacgctGCAATGCGGTGAGTGTACCCAAAGATTGCGAGGCATTTCGTTTGAGAAGCTCTCTGTTGTGTTGATAATGCAATGAGTCAACTGTAATACCTAATGTGACCAGCAGAGGGAACCATCTAGTTATATGACCATGGTGTATGTTGGtagggagagagacaaagaagagTACCTACAGGCTAGGAGTCTTTCTCTCGggattttgcaggacaggattttttttggggggggcagtCACATAATCGGGATATGACAGGAGTATTTTCGTGGGCTTGGGATGGGAGCGACACTTGATTCGTGTTTCAACCTCTaccagacatacagtataatctTTTAGGTGTTTTTCTTGAGATTCCAGTTTCTTCTCCAGTAAAGccagttttctttttaattcagtgttttcattttgtagCTGGTCAATGTCTGCCATTGACAGATCTGTATCCACCACAGCAGTGCATCCCTCTtcaagtcataaaaaaagttatatatgTGGTaataaaatcatgaaaaagtatagtatgttaaaaaaaaaaaaagtctaaaaaaagtcCTATCATACATTatcgaaaaaatcataaaaagtcatagtatagtatgtcgaaaaacgtcaaaagAGTCATaaggccttgttgataaggctgactgcagaggggaagaaaTTGTTTATATtgtgtgaggttttggtcctgatggaccacAGCTTCCTGCCAGAGGGTAGAGGTTCAAAGAGATTGTGACCGGAATGAGAGGGATTggctttcctttccttttcctcaGCGTCCTGGAGTAGTATAGGTCCTGAAGTAGTATAGGTCCTGAAGAGACCGTagattgcagccaatcgccTTCTTAGCAGAGCagattgtctttggcaggttgaacttcttcagctgctgcaggaagtacatcccCTCTACTGTGCTTTTATGACGATAAGGGAGCTAATGTTCAGCTTCCACTTCAagtcctgggagatgatggaGCTCAATAAGCAAAAGGACTCCACAGTTTTGGGCTTCTTGGGCTATTCTTCTTTGTACACagataattttttattttttattttaggtttGGTAATATTGCATGAAAATTaatgtatacatatattatttcATACTGGAGGATTTGGCTGACACAACGGTGTGAACCTAGTGACAGACACAGAACTAACGCTCAGACTGAGCATATTTCTATTAACTCCACTACATGCAGAGATGTGACAGGTTTACATCCTCATGTTAAATAATACAGTGAGTCAGTGTACTAGGTAATTAATATTTCTAGTGTCCAGCGGTTGGTGTAGTTACGTCATTCTAAGTGGAAACAAAGAACTGCATCGGTTACACAGAATTAACTTGGATATGACCGGAAGTAAGAATTTtttccttcacaataaaagtgcTAAAATGAAAGAGCCTTGGAATGCACAATATAACATATTTGTTGGCTATCAATATAAGCAGTGCAATCATTATGGTGCTCACTGCAAAATAAATCAAGGGTAATTCCTGTTATGCAGCAACATTTCTGTCCCCATGAATTTcctcatatatttttttttttacaatttgtcAAATATTTCAAACAAATGGCTTAAATTTTCTTCTGTACATTTGCTCAATTTGAACATGTCCTCAGCACTTCTACAAGAACTATAAATcataaaattacaaaatactCGAAATattctttaattattttacaggCCATCAATATAATTCAAAATGACAGTACATCATCTCAGAGAGTTACTGAGAAACATCCTGTtagtaatgttattttagagaaaatatgaaaatatttagatatatcATTTTAGATATAGCCTTAAAATAAAGATTTACTATTATAAGCCATATGGCTCTGCCCAAGTGTGAATCACCTAATCAACTTCCTCCACCACGCTTCAACACGCTTCATCTGCTGGGTCCATTTTTGGTTTGTAAGTTTGTACTGTTTGTACAGGAAAAGAGACAATATTTCCCCCGTATTGGCTTCTCGGAATTTGCTTCCTGTAAAATtcaaaattgaatttaaaatcctgctTCTGACCCACAAATCAGAACACTGCTCTCCtggaatgcagagttacttgtggttcctagagtctccaAAAGTAGAATGgcagccagagccttcagctaccaaACACCTCTCCTGTACAACCAGCTCCCAGtttgggttcgggaggcagacaccttCTCCACATTTAAGCTTAAAACTAGCCTCTTTGAttaagcttatagttagggctggctcaggtttgtaGTCAGGGCTGGCTCaagtttgccttggaccagctcttagttatgctgctataggttaaggctgctgggggacttcctatgacacactgagctcctctatCTGTGTGCAACCATGTCCCATTAATGCATGTTATAACTTAGCTTCTTCCCCGGAGTCCGTGTGCTTTCTTGCCTTGCAGATTTCTTTGGATTGTGATGGTACCAGATtgtgttgcagctgctgccgtgaTCCTGCTTGACACCCTGCTAAGCTCTGCACTGTCACTGTTATTACTAGTCATAGTTCTAGTTATCTTTTTTGTTACTATAATGGCCACTGTTCAACATGTcattccattattattattattattattattattattattattattatttattttgttaagattattttttgggcattttaggcctttatttataggacagctgaagacatgaaaggcgagagagagagggggaatgacattcagcaaagggccacaagtTGGagtcaaactcctcctagagatttcatccgatcaacttcaaatttgatCTGTGCCATCtaaagacattaaagatgaaaagttataaaaaaaataaataaaaaaacttttcgtcatggctgggcggccattttgagtgtttcgccattgaaacaggaagtgggtgtaacttgagtgtccaattggctcgaaacttttcatgattcgtaagactctaactctgaggacatataaaggccgatatttactcaaagtcatagcgccccctagtggcaacaggaagtatgcctaaaagtcaaggtgctatacttcatcagatcaacttcaaattcggtctgtgtcatcttaagaccttaacgatgaaaagttattaaaagcaaaacttttcgTCCAACATGCagacgttagtttagctaacagctaattcggctaaccgctagctgacagcttgattcagtctaaaataacgttaactcaaactaaacactgggtaaagcagcTGACgaaacagctgttatatatttgaatggttattttcaggttttattttgagtcttttaaatttattacatgctgtctcagctagcggttagccgaattagctgttagctaaactaatgtAGCTTCCTTTCTTCAGTGGTGCgtggtggtttatgggatgagtagttcttTCACTCGATAATGAAACTACAGTCTTAcagtacctttgactttttgggattttcttttcgttttttcagtcaaaattatatgttgtatgcttatgagtcatgTTGTAgttggttagcctaaggcatggtctaaaactctttatgtacggatttttccagacgtcaatgggagaaatgaatgggaaatttacttccggaacccaaggtctctcggaggaggggcgggactgttgagctctatatcTGGAGTTACAGTATATAACTTTTTTGTAGAGCTGGATCTAATCAGAGGGAATGGGAACCAGACGGGTGATTGGTTGATGCAGGTGGGCTGGTAAGGCTAGAGGACATCTGGTGGATGGAAGGAAAATGGCAATGGTTGTTCAACTCATTTAGCAGctggctggctagttagctatcttgctaattccaccatgCATCCTGTTAAAAGAAGACAGTTCACCCTATGCCTGCTTTTAAGATGCTATACGTCATTCACTGTAAATAGTTGATTCATATTAAATTCACATACTGTAATTTTTATAATTCAGAAGCAATTCTTAACATATGAAATGTTTATTTCTATTGcacaaagaaaaaagtgaaTGTATCTGGGCGCTGTAAGTAACTGAGAACCAGTCACCCTGAGAATGTTCACTTTTTTTGGGGTAAACATGTTTATTGGTAATGAAagtcattttaataataataataatttctatTCGTTGATTGGTTTGATGTTAGAAGACAGATCAATCTTGTTCATAGATTCTGTCCATCCACTCCTTAATCACTACATTAGTAACTCCTTAattagtaacacacacacacacacacacacacacacacacacacacacacacacacacacacacacacacacacacacacacaccccttctaggctcttattttgaaagcgGAAACCGGTAGCATAGTGTTTATTGTTTTTAGTTTGACACTGCCTATTTTTCAGCTCAGCATGCAGTATCAATTCCCGGACAGCTCTTTACCACAGCATCACAGAAGGGAGGGGAAAACGTCGGACAATTGAGACAGACAGCTTGCGGTGACTAAGGAGCTCAGGCGGAAGGATCTGTGGTTAACATCAAAACCAACCGAGCCAGTAGGCAAAATACTATTTGATCATTATTTACCTGTGCGGGTGCATGTTAGCTGGACTGTgcgttttgtttattttagatttttctaTACTGATGCTTGGATAGGTTCAAGTTCGTCTCTGTAAACTCTGATTATAGGTGCTTGTGTCGAGAGCCAGAGCGAATCCGGCCAGCTAATATAACTGAAATAAGGCTGAAATCTTTCTGTGTACGCACCTGCTCTGCAGCCTACAGCTGCTTTTACTGTCGAAATGCAGGTGGACTCAATGAAAACTGGTTACAAGGAGCAGGATACATTTCTGCTAGGTTTGACGTCGATAATAGTCCTCGTTTTGACTAGCTATGTGCATAGACGTCTGGGGCACCGGTTCAAGTGAAAAAAggtgactttttaagacctttttattaTCATATTTAACGAGGCCTAACGTTACAATTATTTATAGGCAAACGTTACATGTTTTTACTTACACTTATATCCCATTTTTGTCAGTAGGCCTATGTCGTTTCTTAAAAAGTTATTTTCACACAAGTGGATCTCTTGTTTGCCTCTCTAGCTTTGGCACCACAAACAGCCTTTTCTTTAACTGGTTCATACTTCATTAACTTCAACCTTAGACCAGATGAGCTCTGTAGTAATGATTGGCTGCAGTGAGCTTTATAAAAGAGAGGACCTGTGCTAAGAACACACCACCAAGCTGTTATTCACAGAGGTTCGAACCTCTGCGAATAACAGTTGCTTACTTAACTTAGCTTTATGCcgaattacatttttaacattgtgCAAAAGGACTGACGAAGACCTCAGATTTAAAATTCATAAGGTTTTTGGTGATGGAAAGTTCTATTGCTTGTATCAGTTGGAGGAAAAGTTGAttagaataaaatctgttttactaCTGTGAGTCTGTTCAGCTTTACAGATTTCACACATAGGCCTAGCTAATGAACAAATCCAGATATAATCCGTCTCAGATTACATACATTATCTCCTGACTATGGCACTAGCAAAACAGACGAACAGAGTGGCTGAAACGTAACTAACTGATATTGTTAAGTACTGTCAACAATCTGACGCTGAGTTAAGGAAGAACCGGGTATATGAAGCGGAGGTTGATTATGGCTGATGACATGCATCTCCACTCCTAGACAGACAAGACAGGAACAGAGAGTACACAGCTACTGAGAGGGAGCGGGCCTCACACCAACTCTGGTTTGGTCAAAATAAatccttaaagctttagtgcgtaacgtttttatattaataaacgtctgttacattcaagccattgccaaatgagttgatacaatgctaattaagactatcagctccaccacattctctctgtatttctcagtatggctatgtttagaaaattgtgttgtccggtgactttcctgcgcagaaaATCGggcgaagataattacctcttctgaagagtccatgtttttttaatcctccgtgtgcTCCTTGGCTATTGGCAACTGCgttgaggaggggtgggggtggtgtgtgatcacagaaggcttgtatcatgtggatgtgcagacagttttgttgtcattacttagaattcctcatcgggagacagaaactacgcactatagctttaattcaCAGAGTAAGATGTAAAAATACGCTGGCTCCACACTTCTGAGGCAGACCATTAAATTAGCTAAATAAAATCGCTCAACCCTACTCTACTATTGTGGTCTAATAAACCatagattcactgtgttccggCTGTGACATGGCCATCAGAGCTAATTACAGATCTAAGCAATGCTTGTGATTCCACCAGATGTGCGACAGCGTGTTTCAGAAGtgcctctctgctctgttcCTGAGAGCAAACACTATCATTACCTGGCTGGATGTCACCAACTAAGACAGGTCAGGAAAACATGGATGCTGCTCTGCAGGGCTCTCGATTTGAATGTGTtaactaggggtgcacgattctgaaaatattgatttttaggctcccgattcgattcaaaatcgatttttgattcaaaaacgatttctcgattcaaaaacgattcacagtatgtaaatgtagttactcttcccatgtgattgcagtagacatacaatttaaaagaaaaaaacaacaaattaaatgtagtttgatattactttatatgtcttcatacaaaaatataaaataaaaataaaatttttaactaaaaagagcttttcgttcggtgggagtttagagcattgaaagagtgcattggttgactggcatgttaggtactttaggttgttgtttgTCCACTTCTTTAATGTCAATCTCTGGGTGATGGTGTACCATGTAAGTTCTCAAGTTTGaggtgtttccaaaatacttaactttcgctttgtaaagcctgcatatagcatgattcctatcaagttccgtCTTCCCCTTGAAGTTATAAAAACCAAAATGTGCccaaactctcgccttcaatgaggatggagcaggttgaataattctttctgtgaggtttgccattgtttgcaCCGACTAAACTACTTCTACTGCACTCGTTCTTGTGCCCAGGCGTCAGTGTGAATTCGTCATagcgccatctatgggaatTGCAAGCAGCTAaactcatttcaggacaatagtatAGATGccattacaaaatgaaaaaaataaataaataaaaaaataataataaaaataaataaatatcgatttttggaattctatgaatcaattttgaatcggtagagcttgaatcgcgatacgaatgtgaatcgattttttttgcacactcCTAGTGTTAACAGTGGTGGCTGTGAGAGGCAGGGGCTTGTGCGGTCTTGCAGAATTATAACTGAAAATGCAGTTGGGCATTACAACACACTTTTAATTGTGAATTAATGCCATTGGCCACATTTAAAAGGGTAGGAGCTTGACCACCACCTGGGGTCTTTTTGTGCAAGGTCTTGACTATGTGTAATAAAATCAGCAAACTATGTATAATTTTGAATTTGACTTTGTAAGTGAGCATTTCTGATTTTGTAATGCTTTATTTGTCTACTGTTGGGGCAAAATAACCCAACGCAAGCCAAGTATTGAATAAACATTTAGATATGTGATTTCCAGGTGCCAAGCTTCTCCCAAGGTAGGACCTCTTCTGTAGGCCTATTCCTGCCTCCCAGCAGCCATGGAACCCCTCCCTGAGTACTCTATGTTCATGGTTCGCATCCTGGATGAGCTGGACGCCAAGAACAACATAATTTCCTACCAGGACCTGTGCAAGTCCCTGTGCACTCGCTTCGACCTAGTGCAACTGGTCAAGCTCCGCAGCCTGCTCTTTTACACAGCATGCCTGGATCCAGCCTTTCCAGCCACCCTCTTCAAGGACAAGATGCGCTGCTCCATGGAGGACCCGCAATCCAAGAAGCTCATGGTGGCAGCAGACATTGTCACCATGTTCAACTTGATCCAGATGAATGGAGGCATAGCCAAAGACAAGCTCCCCATAGTGCATAGAGCCAAGTTCCACAAGAACCAGTCGGTGGAGCTGTGCAGTTCCAACAGTAATGACCATACATTTCAGGACTGTGAAAGAGGGCTTAGTTATGAGCATATGGATCACCCCAGGGATGAACATcgtcatcatcaccaccaccaccaccatcatcaccgCAAGCAGCACCCTGCAGCTCAGAGCACTCCTCCCTGTCCTAAAACATCTGAGTGCAACAACTGCCAGAAGTTTATTCCAACCTCGGACCCTAACTTTCTTATGGGCGTCAGCAAGGACCTGAAATGTACAGCAGGCTCTCTGGACAAGCTGCACCATCTGCCCCAGTACTCCAGCGGTAGTCCACACTCTCCACCCTGTGAAATGCAGAGCACCTACTTTCCCATGGACATTGACAGCGAGTCCAACACCGACCAGGAGTCCCTGCAGCCCATCAGCCATCCAGAGACCTTCTCTGTTCACTCTTGCATCCAAAAGAGGAACATATTTAAGGAGGACTTCCACAACTTTGTGTCCTTCTCACcacaggtttgtgtttttatttttactagtacagtgcccgttaAAATCATTTGAAACAGGTGAAACTGGTTACGTTGAAGATTCAGAgtttactcacaaaatatcacaattaaaatgtgaagtaatcACAGACATTTGCCTTCATTCATGGACTCATGACACCACCCATCAGGCCCGTTGAGAGCCAATCAGCAAAAATATGCGTTAATCAACCACTAGAACCGGACTGAGCACAGAGACGAACTCAGCCGGTGCAGGCAATATGAgtgtgagtgggtgtgtgtgtgcttgagagTGAGAGGAGGGGGGAAGAAAAGTTGGAAAGCAAAATTAAAGAGTTTTTGTTTATACTACATTTTTGTGCAAGGAACCTATTGTTCttgtaagtttttatttttctgctgcGCAATCACATTTTTGAAGGGCTTGAGATGCTCGAAAACTTTGCACACGTCAGACCTGGCGAAATTCGCAAAGTTCTGCAGTGACTAAGCTCGGGTGTGGCCAgcgggctccatagcgcccacTGGGGGTGCGTGGCAATTTTTACAGAGGAAGCCTGTGAGCTTAGTATCGAGATCATATTACTTTATGGTTACATAATGTTGAATGTAATTCGAAGAGTATCACATAACAATTGACACTAatcaaatgctgaaattactattcaaatatgtattttttataaatgtgttggCCAGCGTTTGCAAATCTCACCCTTCTCATGCCTATGCGCATGTAAAAACGAAATGCTTTTGTCACGTCACTTCTGATGATCAATAAAGTTAGCGGGAGTGAGTAACAcaagattcaagattcctttatttgtcatttttatacaCCAGCACCAGAAGTCAACCCCAAGGCATTGTCATATCTTAGGCACGGAGCTAACTTTACGGTAGAAAGATTGAGTAACGTTAGTAGTACTGTTTTAACATGAATTTATAATTGACATCGACCAAGTCAAAATGCTTCTGTTGTCATTAATTAGCTCGTTCTTGTTTCTTAACTAATGGCTTAACGTTAACGTAATAGGACCTCAGCTGGGAGGTTCATGTAGACAGCTAATCCAGCTGTCAGACGTCTGTATTCTTATTTACGGGACATGTGCAAG
Encoded here:
- the LOC144525410 gene encoding major intrinsically disordered Notch2-binding receptor 1-like, which codes for MEPLPEYSMFMVRILDELDAKNNIISYQDLCKSLCTRFDLVQLVKLRSLLFYTACLDPAFPATLFKDKMRCSMEDPQSKKLMVAADIVTMFNLIQMNGGIAKDKLPIVHRAKFHKNQSVELCSSNSNDHTFQDCERGLSYEHMDHPRDEHRHHHHHHHHHHRKQHPAAQSTPPCPKTSECNNCQKFIPTSDPNFLMGVSKDLKCTAGSLDKLHHLPQYSSGSPHSPPCEMQSTYFPMDIDSESNTDQESLQPISHPETFSVHSCIQKRNIFKEDFHNFVSFSPQVCVFIFTSTVPVKII